GGTCGAGTAGATGTTGATCGAGCCGTTGAGCTGGGAAATCTTGGTTTTCACCACGTCCATGCCCACGCCACGCCCGGACACGTCGGAAATCTCGGTCTTGGTCGAGAAGCCCGGGGCGAAGATCAGGTTGTAGCACTCGGTCTCGCTCAGGCGATCGGCGGCGTCCTTGTCCATCACTCCGCGCTTGACCGCAATGGCGCGCAGCACGTCGGCGTCCATGCCCTTGCCGTCATCGGAGATCGACAGCAGGATGTGGTCGCCTTCCTGTTCGGCCGAGAGCACTACCTTGCCGCCGCGGGACTTGCCCGAGGCTTCGCGCTCTTCCGGGGTTTCGACGCCATGGTCGACGGCGTTGCGCACCAAGTGCACCAGCGGGTCGGCCAGGGCCTCGACGAGGTTCTTGTCGAGGTCGGTCTCTTCGCCGACCAGCTCCAGGTTGATTTCTTTCTTCAACTGCCGGGCCAGGTCGCGAACCAGGCGCGGGAAGCGTCCGAAGACCTTCTTGATCGGCTGCATGCGGGTTTTCATCACCGCGGTCTGCAGGTCGGCGGTCACCACGTCGAGGTTCGACACGGCCTTGGACATGGCCTCGTCGCCACTGTTCAGGCCCAGACGCACCAGGCGGTTACGCACCAGCACCAGCTCGCCGACCATGTTCATGATCTCGTCGAGCCGCGCGGTGTCGACCCGTACGGTGGTTTCGGTTTCGCTGGCAGGGTGCTTTTCGGCAGCCGGAGCGGCCTGGCGTGCAGGTGCAGGCGCCGCAGCCGCTGCTTTGGCCGCAGGGGCTGGCGCAGCAGCTGGCTTGGCGGCAGGTGCTGGCGCAGGCTTGGCCGCCGCTTTCGCAGGTGCTGCGCTGGCAGCTGGTGCAGCCGTGGCTACTGCGTCCGGCGCAAACTTGCCCTTGCCGTGCAGTTCGTCGAGCAGCGCTTCGAACTCGTGCTCGGAGATGTGATCGCCAGCCGCGGCAGGCGCGCAGGCTTCCACAGGCGCGGCAGCAGCGCCCGGCAGTGCATCGACGGCAAAAGTACCCTTGCCGTGCAACTGGTCGAGCAGCGCTTCGAATTCATCGTCGGTGATGTCGCCACTGACATCGCCAGCGGCAGCTGCAGCAGCCGGTGCTTCAGCCGCGCCGCCGAGGTTGTCGGCGGCGAACTGGCCCTTGCCGTGCAACTGGTCAAGCAGCGACTCGAACTCGGCGTCGGTGATTTCGTCACCGGCAGGCTCGGCGTCCTGGGCTTGTGCCTCGGCCTTGACTGCATTGAGCGAGTCGAGCAGTTGCTCGAATTCGGTGTCGGTGATGTCCGCCTCGGCCTCGGCCGCCGGCGCTTCAAGCACCTCGGGCTCAGCGGCAGGGGCTGGCGCCTCGTCTTCCCCGGCAGGCTCGGCCAGGCGCGACAGCGCCGCCAGCAGCTCTGGGGTCGCCGGGGTGATGTCGCTGCGCTCGCGAACCTGGCCGAACATGCTGTTGACCGTGTCCAGGGCTTCCAGGACCACGTCCATCAGTTCGGAGTCGACGCGTCGGGCACCCTTGCGCAGGATGTCGAACACGTTTTCGGCGATATGGCAGCACTCCACCAGCTCGTTGAGCTGGAGGAAGCCGGCGCCCCCTTTTACAGTGTGAAAACCGCGAAAGATCGCATTGAGCAGGTCGGCATCATCCGGTCGGCTTTCCAGCTCGACCAATTGCTCGGACAGTTGCTCAAGAATTTCGCCGGCTTCTACCAGGAAATCCTGAAGGATTTCTTCATCGGCGCCGAAGCTCATTAAACGTGCTCCCTAAAAACCCAGACTGGACAGCAGATCGTCGACATCGTCCTGACCGGACACAACGTCTTCACGCTTATCGGCATGAATCTGCGGACCTTCAC
This portion of the Pseudomonas sp. SORT22 genome encodes:
- a CDS encoding chemotaxis protein CheA, coding for MSFGADEEILQDFLVEAGEILEQLSEQLVELESRPDDADLLNAIFRGFHTVKGGAGFLQLNELVECCHIAENVFDILRKGARRVDSELMDVVLEALDTVNSMFGQVRERSDITPATPELLAALSRLAEPAGEDEAPAPAAEPEVLEAPAAEAEADITDTEFEQLLDSLNAVKAEAQAQDAEPAGDEITDAEFESLLDQLHGKGQFAADNLGGAAEAPAAAAAAGDVSGDITDDEFEALLDQLHGKGTFAVDALPGAAAAPVEACAPAAAGDHISEHEFEALLDELHGKGKFAPDAVATAAPAASAAPAKAAAKPAPAPAAKPAAAPAPAAKAAAAAPAPARQAAPAAEKHPASETETTVRVDTARLDEIMNMVGELVLVRNRLVRLGLNSGDEAMSKAVSNLDVVTADLQTAVMKTRMQPIKKVFGRFPRLVRDLARQLKKEINLELVGEETDLDKNLVEALADPLVHLVRNAVDHGVETPEEREASGKSRGGKVVLSAEQEGDHILLSISDDGKGMDADVLRAIAVKRGVMDKDAADRLSETECYNLIFAPGFSTKTEISDVSGRGVGMDVVKTKISQLNGSINIYSTKGLGSKIVIKVPLTLAIMPTLMVMLGNQAFAFPLVNVNEIFHLDLSRTNVVDGQEVVIVRDKALPLFYLKRWLVSSAAHEEQREGHVVILSVGTQRIGFVVDQLVGQEEVVIKPLGKMLQGTPGMSGATITGDGRIALILDVPSMLKRYAARRI